ATTAGGGATAAAGGAGCGGGACTTTGTGCTACTCCAGATCCCGAACTGGCATGAATTCATCATTGCCTTTTATGCGCTGCAGAAAGTCGGAGCTATAACTGTCCTGCTCATCGACCGCCACGGCCTCACAGAAATCAATCACGTATGCAGTCTGACCCATCCCGTAGCATGGATCGGCCCGGACCGCTACAAGAACACTGAGTATCTGCCTATGATAAAACGCGTAATGGAGGATAACAGAGAACTAAAACACATAATATCAGTGAGAGCACCAGAAAATAAAGCTTTTATCCCTTTGGAGAAGCTGATGAATACTGGCGAGCTGACCGCCGCCAGTCTTGAGGCCCTTGCAGCTAAGCGTCCGGATCCCATGGAAGTATCGATGATACTCCTTACGGGCGGCACAACAGGCTTACCTAAAGCCGTTCCTCGGACCCATAACGACTACATTGCGAGTGTAGAGTACCATTCGAAGGCCTGGGAGATAACGAGCGATGATGTTGTGTTGACTGTTGCCCCGGTGAGTCACGCTCAGGGCATGCACAACGGCGTGGGCGGCGCCTTTTTCAACTATGCGAAATATGTGCTCACCGATTCCACAGACGCTGAAGACATTTGCAGGGTCATAAAACGGGAAAAAGTCACGGCATTTCCTACGGTACCAGCCCTTGTCCAGAGGATTGTCAGTCTCGAGAACCTGAAAGAATACGATCTCAGCTCACTGAAAAAGATATACGCGGGCGGGGCACCCAGCACCCCGGAGCTGGTCAGGAGTGTTTACAAAAAGCTGGGCTGCAAGTTCGTGAATGCCTTCGGCTCTGCCGAGGGATTAGGTGCCATGACCCGTCTCGACGCAGATTTGGAAACGATTTGCACCACTGTAGGTGAGAAAGACTGCCCTTATACACAGTTCAAAATTTTAGATC
This genomic interval from Pseudomonadota bacterium contains the following:
- a CDS encoding AMP-binding protein; amino-acid sequence: MPIDGFEPYRPEDVERYTKSRWWLGLTWGDMFDKATDLYPQKEGLADDTARFTYKELREKVDRLAIGFMELGIKERDFVLLQIPNWHEFIIAFYALQKVGAITVLLIDRHGLTEINHVCSLTHPVAWIGPDRYKNTEYLPMIKRVMEDNRELKHIISVRAPENKAFIPLEKLMNTGELTAASLEALAAKRPDPMEVSMILLTGGTTGLPKAVPRTHNDYIASVEYHSKAWEITSDDVVLTVAPVSHAQGMHNGVGGAFFNYAKYVLTDSTDAEDICRVIKREKVTAFPTVPALVQRIVSLENLKEYDLSSLKKIYAGGAPSTPELVRSVYKKLGCKFVNAFGSAEGLGAMTRLDADLETICTTVGEKDCPYTQFKILDQYEQEVPPNHEGELATKGPNIFTGYFKSAEENKKTFTKDGFFKTGDLAKIDESGTVMITGRIKETILRGGETISAVGIERLISSHPGVADVAVIGMPDKALGERICAYIQLKDGVTLSFEELIAYLRNIGASVLQLPERVEFIDSIPLTKVGKADKKALKEDIQGKLGM